Proteins encoded by one window of Anopheles maculipalpis chromosome 2RL, idAnoMacuDA_375_x, whole genome shotgun sequence:
- the LOC126556272 gene encoding non-homologous end-joining factor 1-like produces MIDFCELTLETKAFYGVNFSKRSDQITCIVFDTEGDLWLEVVLIAALIKRQKEQNPNLDCSEPLIDQTLLAAGCSASYGATIVDDCVHFTAKYYLANYPVTFLFFLARGTRQEVSRHYIKPLWRTLLRQRAEIDALVEELKRKDLEIAQYQAEGARLNRTTVQTVPFDEQTFRQEFPVQLPQQTVRIDSLLDHAVHRDRLMKTLELEQNMVNSSSGRSRQTPVPTTLGTPTKRRRKRVKPLSVAAADITKTVIEYENDDE; encoded by the coding sequence ATGATAGACTTTTGTGAACTAACGCTAGAAACGAAAGCATTTTACGGTGTAAACTTTTCGAAACGCTCCGACCAAATCACGTGCATTGTGTTCGACACAGAGGGTGACCTGTGGCTGGAGGTAGTCCTGATTGCAGCCCTAATCAAACgacaaaaagaacaaaacccaaatctgGACTGTTCCGAGCCGCTCATTGACCAAACACTTCTTGCTGCCGGATGCAGTGCAAGTTACGGTGCAACCATTGTCGACGATTGTGTCCACTTTACGGCAAAGTATTATCTTGCCAACTACCCAGTCACGTTTCTATTTTTCCTCGCCCGAGGAACGCGACAAGAAGTTTCCCGTCACTACATCAAACCACTGTGGCGTACATTGCTCCGTCAGAGGGCAGAAATCGATGCTCTGGTGGAAGAGCTAAAGCGAAAGGATCTCGAAATTGCTCAGTATCAAGCGGAAGGGGCCCGGCTAAACAGAACCACCGTGCAGACGGTTCCATTCGATGAGCAAACGTTCCGGCAGGAGTTCCCCGTTCAACTGCCACAGCAAACTGTACGTATAGACAGTCTTTTGGACCATGCCGTTCACCGGGATCGGCTAATGAAAACGTTAGAACTTGAGCAAAATATGGTAAATTCATCGAGTGGTCGAAGCAGGCAGACGCCTGTTCCTACTACGCTCGGTACACCTACGAAACGAAGGAGAAAACGTGTCAAACCATTGAGCGTGGCAGCGGCAGATATCACCAAAACCGTGATAGAGTATGAAAACGACGATGAGTGA